TCTGTAGTGAGATTTGGCGGCGGCTAATAGCGGCCGCCGGCTACTGTGATCTCCCATCTGATGAGATGAGTGTAACGGGTGAACATCGGGATCCAAATGTAAAGATTGATGTATGTCGTGAGATTAGATAGAGGGAAAGTCCAAGTTCATTCTAGTTATCCCTATGTGTTGATCTTTAACGACTCCTTATAACGGTGGATTTGGACAGATTGAAAAATACCTTCCAAATAACATTGAATACACTTTCAAGCTCATACAGAAAGCTATTAATATACGATAATAACATATAATTGCAGAATCCTGTAAGATGAGAAGCAATTTTGCATAAACTTAAATTCCTCCAGGAACCCATTGGCAAACCAGTGAACCTACTCTACTGATAATCAAATTACCCGGTACCGCTATTAGCCGCTGCAGTGGGCGCGAGACGGAGCCATGCCAAGAACTTCATCACATCTTGTCACATTCCATTTTGACTCTCAGATCTATCTTGACTGAtatcttggtggtggtaattgTGGGGGAGACCTCGAAGCAATGACGACATAAAATATACATAGTTACCATGACCAGCAGGGCAAGCCTAAGTTTACATAAAACAATTCAAACATGACAAGATGGATCGTAAAGTCAGGTATGTTCAACCTCCGTCAATGGAATCTCATCCGCTACCACAGTAActtccaccttcttcacAATCCCAGGCACATGTCGATCGAGAAACTCCCGGTCCCCGGCAAATATATGCGTGGAGATATTAGCCAGGATATGTTGCTCCAAATTCTCCCCGGACTCACTCTGCTGCATATATGGCATGATCCATCGTTTCTTCCAGTCCTGCGTCATTTGACTGACATTAAGTGTCGCGCTCTGCGTACCCTCGCCGTTGTCCATTTTCCTGTGTAGAGTAGGTGCTCTTTTGACGAATTTCTTGACCCAGTGGACAATGAGCGGTCGGAGACAGGGAATTGATGCGGTGATGAGCACGACGCCCGCTTCGACGAACATCCACCGCAGAAGGGTGACATGGTTAGTGCGTGGGTTGGTCGAGGTCATGATGGTTGGGTATTCGATGGTTTTGACTAGGGAAGCGGCCATGGCTCTGGATGGTTGGGTAATGGTTAGTTGGGACAAGTGAATACACGATTAATGTGCCACTCACACTACTCCCAAACTCAGGAGAGATACGAGAACAAGTTTGACCCTGACGTTCCAATTGAATCGCCagaagatgtagatgggGAAAGCAGCGAGCAGGAGATCACAGGCGGAGTTGAAGGCTGTAGGTGCcaattagaaaatttatgTTACTAAATTCACAGTGAAAGGAGCATACCACCCTGAAAATAAGCATAATCGATTTGTACCTTCAGTGACATGCAATGGGTGGCTTGGCTCGGGTTGAACAATTCTTCCACATGTGTCGAACATTGAAAAAACAGCAAGAAAACACTGATGACATTGACAACCACCTGCAAGGGTACTAGGGTCCATAAAATTATGCGATGTAGTTTTCGCGCTGCCAGCAGCTCGATGAGATAGATGATAAATGCCAAACGACCGGCAGTGGCAGCCAACGTTACCACGGCCTGACTGATAGTGGAATACTTAAGAGAGCTCATCGCGTGATGCAGCTCTAACGAACTGGCAGTCTTTCCGTACCCATAGTCTACCGCGACACTGGAGAGGGCCGCAGCAATCACAAGCAGAGCCTATGTATTTCCCTAAAAGTTAGTGACGTCGTAAGAAGACATGTTCATGCACTGACCAGTGCCAACAGAGTGACTATATCACTGATCTGAAAGTTGCCAAACTTAGCATTGCCGAATGAGCGCATGGCTACAACTATAATGGACAATGCACTCATTGTCCAAACAGCAGCCAGCAGCTCTGGGCCAAAGTCGACCGCAGAGCTTGGCTTGGGCAGCGGACTGCCAGTGGTACTATTTCCACCGGTTCCATTGTGCGGGGACCCTCCGGGATTCATCTCCGCGGGAAGTCAtagcagagaagaaaaatggaGTAAAAATCGGCGCATCCACGCAAGGGCAATGGACGATAGAAAAGGATTATTGGGGTTTAGAGGCCACGATCATCGCACAGACCTGTAGTGATAGCCAAGCCAGCGAGCGCTATATTCGGTGCCAGATAAGCCCCAGGGCGGAAACAAAGTTGGAGTGGGATCGCACTGGGCAGTTGTGATAGGGCAAAAGCCCGCGGAGAACCACGCGTCGTTCGGGATGTGCGATCGAGGTGCACTGCTTGGTACTGGCCGGTGCAACGAACACGCTCAGCTGGCTATTGTGTGCTGGTCCATCGGGCCCACTGTATTACTCAAAGTTGCTCAACGGCCGGGCGATCGTCGAAATCCACTTTAAGTGAAACGATACCGTTGGGCCCGCGCATCCTCTGGCCCGCTCCCACTAACGCAAATTAAGCATATCGGCCGGTTCTTCTTGTGTGCTCTCCACCCCCTTAATATCATCGACCCGTGGTCCTTCGACTTCCCCTCTCAGGGTTTCGGCCGTGGCTGGCCTTGATTAAGGAATTATCACTGACTAGCTCGTGTCAGGCTCACTCGACAGCGAAACATATTGGAGTTGAACTCAACTATCGCGCGGAGCTAAAAATACTTCTCGGTGTTTCTTAATCTAATGACAAGCCATCTAACTGCTGTCCCGTCATATGATGCAGGATAGCATGGGTGGAGACAAAAATGACTAACGAAAACGCCATCATTAGTGCAAATGAAAAGTATGATGCTGCGAGTTCGCCTTTCAAAACCCGGGGCCTGCCAAGATTTTCCAAGCAACTGTGATCTACCTCAATATCGGCCACCTTCATCAGGAACCACTGTACAAAGGTAATGTGGTCACTTTGGTACCTCAGCCCTATGTACACATGCCCCGAGAGGTCAAAAGGCTCTATCACCTACTGGGGCTAAGCTGATCGAAACTGGCTTCAAGTATGTGTGCTAAGATTAATATTGGAAATGGTTCAAGTCATACGAGGTCCTCCCCAAAGTGCGATTCTGACCTGGAGAAAACTCCAGACATTGAAGCATCTCTAAATCACCACTCAGGGCAGGGCTCATTGTCATCTCCAGGCTCGGATCCAGAGCCAGCCTTTGAGCCCGACTGAGCACCAGACTGGGGGTTCGAGTGCGATCCACGggaagatccagaagggAACGGCGCAAAGCCAAATCCGGAGCCAGCGCCAGGCTTGAAACCAGAGCCGGAGCTGAATTGAGTGGGAGCGGCACCGGATCCAGCGACCGAAGGAGCAATGGACGGCACTGAGACGGATTCCTGAGTGGCCGAGGCAGCAGCTGGGCCAGTCGCCTCATCAGTAGAAACATTACCAGCAGCTGAAGGGGTAGGGGTCGTGTGGGTAGCCACAGACGCAGTGGACGAAGCGACGGCGGTCTGAGAGCCCATGGCAGGAATGCTGATAGTGGCGATGTTCCAGACCTTGCCGCCTTCGCTGGAGGTCAGACCGGTGTATGTGGCGCCCGCGCCGGTTGCGATGGTGTCGCCGAAACTGGTGTCCGCCTCTCGcagggtgatggtggtgttgagataCAGCTGGTCTGCTACCGTGCCGGTGCAGTCGCTGTCGCATTCGGTGCCAGTGCCATATCTAGCGAGAGTAGCGAGAGGGTTAGTAAGATAACTCCTGAATAGTCCATCCGTCAGAGAAGTGAACGATTTACCCAGTCATGTAGGGACCAGCAGCATAAGAGTAGCTGGACAAAGCAGCACCCGTCAAAGCATTGGTGACATTCTGGGTCCAGGTCTCGCCATCCGAAGCGAGGTTGTACTCGATACGAACATGGTCGTTGGCACTAACGGGCGAGCCAGTACCATCCAGTTGTCCAAACGAGCCAAAGATACTGGCGCGCACACACCACTGGCCCGTGGTGGCACCGCACCAGGAGTTGCTAGGCCAGCTTTCGAGCGTGGTCTGGATGAGGTCGCCAGTTCCGTTGCTCATTCCTGGCCAGAGGAATAGCTCGCCATTCTGGGTGGAGGGAGCGACTCCGGGAATGATTGTGGTGACAGCGTTGATAATGTCGGACTTGGTCGGACCCAACGAGACACTGCCTCCCCAGGAGTCCCGCTTGGCGACCTTGGTGGAACTTTGCAGAGCAGCAGGCAGAACGGCACCGAGAGCGAcggatggaaggatggaaagggtGCTGAGGACGTGCATGGTGAGCGCTTTTGTTAAGTTAGTTGGTATTCAAAGAGTGAATATAGAATTGAATGAGGATAATGAATGGAATGCTTGAGACCACCAGTGCCGTCAGAACAAGAGAACGATAAGATGTAGTacagagaagagaatgataGGCAGGTACCTTTCCGTATGAGGACATGGGAGAAAGCTTCCTTTATATAGAGTCCAGGCCATTATCTCGGTTCTCTCGGAAGTAAGGCCTCTAATCAAACGTCGGTTTCAGGCTAAGGCCAGGGCTGAAACGCCCGCATGGAAGATACCCGGACCGGAACCCGAGCCTATAGGAGGCAAATGCCAGTAATTCTATGCTCTCAACCTTGCCTCGTTTGGGCTGTCATTTCCTGTCATTTCCGGTTAGGGGAAACTTACTGCTTCATCTAAAATATAGATGGCTTCATAGTACCTGTCGTCGGCAACTGCACCACAGAGTTTGATCGATGAATGGATTTCCCCTTTCCAACTCACTAGTAAGGGTATCCATTCTCTAAGATCAAATTGATACACTCTACTGACAGCGAATACCTGAATGTCTTACTGCTTCATAAGGCTTAGTGTCTAATTACACGGACAGAAACAACAATGTCAACAAAACCCGAAATTTGAATTGTAATTTGTGACTAACTACTAACAGCACTCACTATTTGGCTCATTCTGgtgttcctcctcttttaAGTGCTTATTATGTCCTGAAGTTCCTTTGTAACTACGTACAAATCAACTTATCCAGATAAAACACAAAAGAAAACAcaaaatacttttttctgCATCACTAATCCTGCTAGCTGAGCTTAGACGGCAATAGCCAGGCGCTCATAGAAGCCGACTCCCTGGTTCTCGATGCCAGTCGAGAGAAGGTCATCACTAGCCTCAGCACGACCGGAACCGAACCGCTTAAGGTTCCATTTGTCGATTCCGTCAACGCCCTTCAAGTCGTTGGAGTAGGTCCGGAACAAGTCACTGTTGAGGCGCTCGTACTCGGAGTACTCCTTCGGCCAGTCGCCCAGGCGCTCAACTGCAAGCTTCAGCAGGTGGAGGTGCTTCCGCACAAACTTGCCTTCCTCGACTGCGCCAACTCCGGGGCTGGAGGCGGGCGAGGAGAGTCCGGAAAGGACgcctccctccatctccgacgCGGACACCGAGGTCGGATCGATGAAGTAGCGCAGCGCATTCTCGTGCACCGCCGCGGCCTTCTTGTAGTACCGGTATGCCAGTTCGCGACGGtccttctggttctggtatCCCTGGGCCACGCTGGTGTACATCTGGGAAAGCAGGACTGTCATCTCCACCGTGCTGGAGTGACGCGGTCCCTGAACACGCGCGCAGTTGTAGACGATGTCCTCGGCCAAACGGATGGCAGCCGTGTAGTCGCCAATGAGGTAACGAGTAATGACCAGCCAGCGGCCAAGAGCCAAAGTGTACTGGAATTGTTGCTGAGAAACCTCCTGGTCGTTCTCGGCGTTCCAGATCTCGTGAGTATCCCGGGAGTTCCAGAGCGAGGTGAGGATCCAGGCCAAGGTGTGGTAGTCATGCTGCTCATCGAGCACGCCAATCAAGCTCTCCAGA
The window above is part of the Aspergillus luchuensis IFO 4308 DNA, chromosome 8, nearly complete sequence genome. Proteins encoded here:
- a CDS encoding uncharacterized protein (COG:S;~EggNog:ENOG410Q2HD;~TransMembrane:7 (o34-55i67-91o111-132i144-166o195-215i227-246o266-290i)) gives rise to the protein MNPGGSPHNGTGGNSTTGSPLPKPSSAVDFGPELLAAVWTMSALSIIVVAMRSFGNAKFGNFQISDIVTLLALALLVIAAALSSVAVDYGYGKTASSLELHHAMSSLKYSTISQAVVTLAATAGRLAFIIYLIELLAARKLHRIILWTLVPLQVVVNVISVFLLFFQCSTHVEELFNPSQATHCMSLKVQIDYAYFQGAFNSACDLLLAAFPIYIFWRFNWNVRVKLVLVSLLSLGVVAMAASLVKTIEYPTIMTSTNPRTNHVTLLRWMFVEAGVVLITASIPCLRPLIVHWVKKFVKRAPTLHRKMDNGEGTQSATLNVSQMTQDWKKRWIMPYMQQSESGENLEQHILANISTHIFAGDREFLDRHVPGIVKKVEVTVVADEIPLTEVEHT
- a CDS encoding uncharacterized protein (COG:S;~EggNog:ENOG410PPDK;~SECRETED:SignalP(1-16)) gives rise to the protein MHVLSTLSILPSVALGAVLPAALQSSTKVAKRDSWGGSVSLGPTKSDIINAVTTIIPGVAPSTQNGELFLWPGMSNGTGDLIQTTLESWPSNSWCGATTGQWCVRASIFGSFGQLDGTGSPVSANDHVRIEYNLASDGETWTQNVTNALTGAALSSYSYAAGPYMTGYGTGTECDSDCTGTVADQLYLNTTITLREADTSFGDTIATGAGATYTGLTSSEGGKVWNIATISIPAMGSQTAVASSTASVATHTTPTPSAAGNVSTDEATGPAAASATQESVSVPSIAPSVAGSGAAPTQFSSGSGFKPGAGSGFGFAPFPSGSSRGSHSNPQSGAQSGSKAGSGSEPGDDNEPCPEW